From the genome of Nakamurella flavida, one region includes:
- a CDS encoding META domain-containing protein has translation MTDHHGVRWTGLAGIGLAGALLLSGCARTSVAEPGAAATSAPVSSAPATSAPASSASVTPSAESGSVDPGAIMLPSGEVPPADPTGTPAVEGVGWRLSGLLVGGDAVGAVPDGTDAWMVLQDGRLLLRTGCNSGGAAYTVDGTALTVEPIATTKMACTDDAIAEVERSMLGVLQGGAVMVRDGDELLLTAVAEQGGLAFTVDPAVLQAVSSGASSASPTTS, from the coding sequence ATGACCGACCATCACGGAGTGCGGTGGACCGGCCTGGCCGGCATCGGGCTGGCGGGCGCGTTGCTGCTGAGCGGATGCGCGCGCACCAGCGTGGCCGAACCGGGTGCCGCGGCGACATCGGCCCCGGTCAGTTCTGCCCCGGCGACCTCGGCCCCGGCGAGCTCGGCCTCGGTGACCCCGTCGGCCGAGTCCGGTTCGGTCGACCCCGGCGCGATCATGCTGCCGTCCGGGGAGGTCCCCCCGGCCGATCCCACCGGTACGCCGGCCGTCGAGGGTGTCGGCTGGCGGTTGTCGGGTCTGCTCGTCGGCGGCGATGCCGTCGGCGCGGTACCGGACGGGACCGACGCCTGGATGGTCCTGCAGGACGGCCGGTTGCTCCTGCGGACCGGCTGCAACTCCGGCGGCGCTGCCTACACGGTGGACGGCACCGCCCTGACCGTCGAACCGATCGCCACCACGAAGATGGCGTGCACCGACGACGCGATCGCCGAGGTCGAGCGGTCGATGCTGGGGGTGCTGCAGGGCGGAGCGGTGATGGTGCGCGACGGCGACGAGCTGCTGCTCACCGCCGTCGCGGAGCAGGGCGGTCTGGCGTTCACCGTCGATCCCGCCGTGCTGCAGGCGGTCTCGAGCGGCGCATCCTCCGCGTCACCCACCACCTCCTGA
- the upp gene encoding uracil phosphoribosyltransferase, translated as MPAPHEIPESLDVTVVDHPLAVARLSTMRDARTDNDAFRAALRDLTLMLIYEASRSLATERVPIHTPVARTQAIRLSAPPLLVPVLRAGLGMADQAHALIPEAQMGFVGLARDETTLLPTPYMVSLPESLAGRPVYVLDPMLATGGSMVHTIELLTARGATDVTAICALAAPEGLATLAAANLPVRVVTASVDERLNDSGYIVPGLGDAGDRQFGAV; from the coding sequence ATGCCGGCGCCCCACGAGATTCCCGAATCCCTCGACGTCACCGTCGTCGACCACCCGCTGGCGGTGGCCCGGCTCTCCACCATGCGGGACGCCCGCACGGACAACGACGCGTTCCGGGCCGCGCTGCGCGACCTGACGCTGATGCTCATCTACGAGGCGAGCCGGTCGCTGGCCACCGAGCGGGTGCCGATCCACACCCCGGTGGCGCGCACCCAGGCCATCCGGTTGTCGGCCCCGCCGTTGCTCGTGCCGGTGCTGCGCGCCGGTCTGGGCATGGCCGACCAGGCGCACGCCCTCATCCCGGAGGCGCAGATGGGGTTCGTCGGGTTGGCCCGCGACGAGACCACCCTGCTGCCCACCCCGTACATGGTCTCGCTGCCCGAGTCGCTGGCCGGGCGACCGGTGTACGTGCTCGACCCGATGCTGGCCACCGGTGGGTCGATGGTGCACACCATCGAGCTGCTCACCGCCCGCGGCGCCACCGACGTGACCGCGATCTGTGCGCTGGCCGCCCCGGAGGGCCTGGCCACCCTGGCCGCCGCGAACCTGCCCGTCCGGGTGGTCACCGCGTCGGTGGACGAGCGGCTGAACGACTCCGGCTACATCGTCCCGGGGCTCGGGGACGCGGGGGACCGGCAGTTCGGCGCTGTCTGA
- a CDS encoding IS481 family transposase, translated as MSHANARLTVHGRAELIRRVIEQGRPVAHVVVEMNISRATGYKWLARWRAEGPAGLIDRSSRAHRLPGRTPRGLEDKILAVRAARKLGPARIAPLVGLAPSTVHAVLRRHGMHRLAWMDRPSGVVIRRYERAAPGELLHVDVKKLGAIRQGGGWRVHGRGSLEHLAAQAALKAGRRAGYDYVHCAIDDHTRLAYAEIHPDESAVTCAAFLRSAAAWFATVGVTGIQRVMTDNALAYRRSQAWRQALADVGAQARFTRNYRPQTNGKAERFNRTLAEEWAYVRPFASSAERAAALPESLHTYNHHRSHTALGGNPPISRTTVSNPPGDYS; from the coding sequence ATGTCCCACGCTAATGCCCGTCTGACCGTTCACGGCCGTGCTGAGCTGATCCGGCGGGTGATCGAGCAAGGACGCCCGGTGGCCCACGTGGTGGTCGAGATGAACATTTCCCGCGCCACGGGCTACAAGTGGTTGGCCCGTTGGCGGGCCGAAGGTCCGGCCGGACTGATCGATCGATCCAGTCGGGCGCACCGGCTGCCGGGCCGGACCCCGCGCGGACTGGAGGACAAAATCCTGGCGGTGCGCGCCGCGCGCAAGCTCGGACCGGCCCGGATCGCACCGTTGGTGGGTTTGGCGCCCTCCACGGTGCACGCGGTGCTGCGCCGTCACGGCATGCACCGACTGGCCTGGATGGACCGCCCCAGCGGGGTGGTGATCCGCCGCTACGAGCGGGCTGCTCCCGGGGAGCTGCTGCACGTGGACGTCAAGAAGCTGGGCGCCATTCGGCAGGGCGGAGGGTGGCGGGTGCACGGACGCGGATCGCTCGAGCACCTCGCCGCGCAGGCCGCCCTCAAAGCCGGCCGGCGAGCCGGCTACGACTACGTGCACTGCGCGATCGACGACCACACCCGACTGGCCTACGCCGAGATCCACCCCGACGAGAGCGCGGTGACCTGCGCGGCTTTCCTGCGTTCGGCTGCGGCCTGGTTCGCCACCGTCGGCGTCACCGGCATCCAACGCGTGATGACCGACAACGCTCTGGCCTACCGGCGGAGCCAGGCCTGGCGGCAGGCGCTGGCCGACGTGGGCGCCCAAGCCCGCTTCACCCGCAACTACCGACCCCAGACCAACGGCAAAGCCGAACGGTTCAACCGGACCCTGGCCGAAGAATGGGCCTACGTCAGGCCCTTCGCCAGCTCAGCAGAACGCGCTGCGGCCTTGCCCGAATCGCTCCACACCTACAACCATCACCGCAGCCACACCGCCCTGGGCGGAAACCCACCCATCAGCCGCACGACCGTCAGCAACCCACCTGGGGATTACAGCTAG